CACGTGGAATGATGGATTTGCTTGAAGAGTTCAAAGCCGAAGTTGTAGGCGTGGGCGTATTTATGGAAACGGCTAATGTAGAAGAGCGCCTGGTGGACGATTATGTCTCCTTGCTCCGTGTAACAGAAGTGGACGTAAGGGATAAGGAAATCCGTCTTGAGTTAGGTAATTACTTTAAAAATAAAGAATAAACCGGAGGGATGTTACATGGAACAGATTTCTACCAATAAAGCGCCGGCCGCTATCGGCCCTTATTCGCAAGCCATTAAAGTCGGGAATTTTTTGTATACATCCGGTCAAATTCCGTTAACACCGGAAGGAGAGCTTGTGACAGGTGATATCGTAGCGCAGACGCATCAAGTATTCGCTAACCTAAAGGCGGTATTGACCGCTGCAAATGCGACGCTGGATGATGTCGTGAAGGTAACAGTCTTTGTCAAAGATATCAATGATTTCGGTGCGATTAATGAAATTTACGGCCAATACTTCGGTGAGCATCGTCCAGCCCGTTCTCTGGTGGAGGTTGCGAGACTACCGAAGGACGTATCACTTGAAATTGAGTTGGTTGCAGCTCTGGAACGTTAACAATATGTCAATAGAGTAAAGATCCAAAATTAAGAAAAAGCTAAAAATTTTTCAAATAGAAGAAGGATTTTTTTCCACCTTTGTTGAATTACAGTTATCAAGCTTCTGATAATTGGAAAAAGGTGGTGAGCAGACATGGAAGTAACGGACGTAAGACTCCGCCGTGTAAACACTGATGGTCGTATGAAAGCGATTTGCTCGATTACGATCGACAATGAATTCGTGGTGCATGACATCCGTGTCATTGACGGCAACAACGGTATGTTTGTAGCTATGCCTAGCAAACGTACACCAGAAGGAGAATTCCGCGACATCGCACATCCTATCTCTTCGTCTACTCGCGAGAAGATTCAAGCCGCTGTATTGGCTGAATATGAGCGCGTAGGAGAAATAGAAACAACCGAAGAACTGGTTGAAGAGGGAGCTTAGTTCTCAGTTGCACTAAATCAAAGGGGCCTTTTGTAGAGGGGGCCTCTTTTCTTTTGCAATTTGAAGAAAAAGGATGCTGTATTTTTGCATCTCTTTTGCGACTTATCTTGAAATAGAAAGTCAATTAAGATATAGTCATTGTGGAACTTATCGAAATGGGAGGGTACCATGTCAGATAAATTTGCGGTTGTATTGGCTGCAGGCCAAGGAACACGAATGAAATCAAAGCTGTATAAAGTGCTGCATTCCGTTTGCGGTAAGCCGATGGTTCAGCATGTTGTGGACAGCTTGAACGAACTGCAGGCGGATCGCATCGTTGTTGTTGTCGGCCACGGAGCAGACAAGGTAAAAGAGCAACTAGGCAGCGATGTCGAATATGCGATGCAGGAAGAGCAGCTGGGCACGGCTCACGCAGTGATGCAGGTAGCCCCGATTTTGAAAGGAAGAAAGGGAACGACACTTGTCCTTTCCGGTGACGAACCGTTAATTAGCTCCGAGACGCTAGAAGCGCTTGTGGCACATCATGAAGCTAACCAGGCGGCTGCGACTATTCTTACCCGGGTGATGGACAACCCGACAGGATACGGCCGTATTATTCGTGGTGAAGACGGCGGTGTTGAGCGCATTGTTGAACAGAAGGATGCAACGGAAGAAGAACAATGCGTGAAAGAAATCAATACAGGTACATATTGCTTCGATAATGAGAAGCTTTTTGCCATTCTTGAAAAAGTTGATAACAATAATGCACAGGGTGAGTATTACTTGCCTGACGCGGTTGAAATCCTAAAGAGTCAGGGAGAGCGCATCGAAGCTTCTATTACGGAAGAGATTACAATCGGTGTCAATGACCGTGTAGCGCTTGCTAAAGCGGAATCGATGATGAGAGAACGCATTCTCACCAAGCATATGAAAGAGGGCGTTACAATTATTGATCCTTCCAATACGTACATTGAGGCCGATGTAGTTATCGGTCGTGATTCTATTATTTACCCAGGTACGTTAATTGGAGCAGGGACTGTTATCGGCGAAGAGTGCATCATCGGCCCTCATACGCAGCTTACGAATTGCCAGGTAGGCGATCGCGTGGAAATCAAGCAATCTGTATTGGTAGATAGCCGGATTGATAGCGAGGCCACAGTTGGCCCGTTCGCGTATATCCGTCCAAATTCTCACATTGGTGAAGGCGCGAAGGTGGGCGATTTCGTAGAAATTAAGAATACGTCGCTTGGCAAAGGCAGTAAAGTATCGCACCTGACCTACTTAGGTGATGCAGAAGTGGGAGCGGATGTGAATGTAGGTTGCGGTACGGTAACGGTAAACTATGATGGTGTGAATAAGCATAAAACGGTAATCAAGGACCGTTCTTTCGTAGGTTGCAATGCGAATCTTGTAGCGCCGGTGACCGTAGGGGAAGGTGCATATGTGGCTGCCGGATCTACGGTAACGGATGACGTGCCGGATGGCGCGCTGGCGATTGCTCGTGAGCGTCAAACAAACAAAGAAGGTTACGCAAAAAATATTATAAAGAAATAAACAAGTATGAAAGGTATGGAGGTTTAACAGCAGTCATGGCGAATTATCGCGACCCGAAACTGAAAGTCTTTACTTGTAATGCAAATCCGGCTTTGGCGAAAGAAATTGTGGATCATATCGGTCTTCCGATGGGAAATGCACAGGTTGTGCATTTCAGCGATGGAGAAGTGCAGATTAAGTTGAATGAGAGCGTACGCGGTGCTGATGTATTTGTTATTCAATCCACCAGCGCACCTGTTAATGAGCATTTAATGGAACTTTTGGTTATGGTAGACGCACTGAAGCGAGCTTCTGCCAAAAGCATCAATGTAGTCATTCCCTATTATGGCTATGCTCGTCAGGACCGTAAAGCACGGGCTCGTGATCCGATTACTGCAAAATTGGTTGCGAATTTAATTGAAACAGCCGGAGCGCATCGTGTTATTACTATGGACCTCCATGCTACGCAAATCCAAGGGTTTTTCGATATTCCGGTCGATCACCTACTAGGTGTGCCGATTCTCGGAAAGCACTTTGCGGAGAAAGAACTTGAAGACGTGGTTGTTGTATCACCTGACCACGGAGGCGTGACGCGGGCAAGAAAATTAGCCGAACGTCTGGAAGCTCCGATCGCCATTATCGATAAACGCCGACCAGAGCCGAATGTGGCCGAGGTAATGAACATTGTTGGTAATATCGAAGGTCGTACGGCTATCATTATTGATGACATCATTGATACGGCAGGTACGATTACACTGGCGGCGAATGCATTGATGGAAGCAGGAGCTAAAGCGGTATATGCTTGCTGCACGCATCCGGTGCTGTCGGGACCGGCCATCGAGCGTATTGAAAACTCCAGCATTAAAGAGTTGATTGTAACCAATACGATTCCGCTTGGACCGGAGAAGCAAAGCAACAAAATCCAGGCGCTGTCTGTGGCGCCAATCATCGGGGAAGCGATTATTCGTGTGCATGAAGAACTATCTGTAAGCAAATTGTTTGATTAATTTCTATTAGCTTAATGATTGACTCCTCACTGGATTGGGTAAAGTAGATAATGATGTTGCTACGAACCTTACAGTAGGAGGGGAATATAATATGGCAATGGAACTGCAAGCGCAAAAGAGACAGGTAGGACCGCGGTCTACGCTAACCGAATTACGCAACAAAGGGAAAATTCCCGCCGTTTTGTACGGAAGTGATGTGGAAAATGCATCAATTGCGATTGAAGAAAGCCATTTTCAGCAACTTGTAAACCAACAAGGGTTGAATCATGTAATCAAACTGAACGTAGACGGGAAGCCTCTCAATGTTATGATTAAAGACTTGCAGAGTGACCCGCTCAAGAATAAAGTGCTGCATTTGGATTTCGGCACAATCAATATGAATGAAAAAACGGACACAAGCGTGTTCATTGTGCTGCAAGGAGAAGCTCAGGGCGTGAAAGACGGCGGTGTGCTCCAGCATACGTTACGTGAGTTGAACATCAGCTGCTTGCCTAGCAAAATCCCGGACAGCATTACGTATAATATTGAAAAGCTTGTTGTCGGCGATACAGTAACGGTGGCTGATCTTATCGTTTCAGGCGATATTGAGATATTGGACAGCCCAGACACAGTTGTCCTCACTATTGTGCCACCGCAGGCAGAACCAGTAGAAGGAACGACTGAGGAAGAAGCCGAGGCGGAGGCGGGCGTCGCAGAAGCGAACGATGAAGAGAACAGCTCTGGTGATGCAGTGCCGAATAAAAACGAAGAATCATAAGCCCAACGATGTAATCGTTCGAAAAAGCGTAACCGTCCGGTTGCGCTTTTTCAGTGTATATGGTAAGGGGAGAATATGATGAAAGTAATTGTAGGACTGGGTAATCCGGGTAAGCAGTATGAAATGACCCGACATAATGTCGGGTTCTGGGCGATAGATAAACTTGCACAGGATTGGAATATTATGCTATCAGCAGGTAAATTCAAAGGTCTTATCGGTGAGGGACGTATCGGCACGGAAAAAGTGCTGTTGGTTAAACCGATGACGTACATGAACTTATCCGGAGAATGCGTCGGTCCGCTTTTGAATTTTTATAAGTTGGATGCCGAAGAGGATTTGCTTGTCATATATGATGATCTTGACCTGCCATGCGGGAAAATCCGCCTGCGTACAAAGGGAAGCTCTGGTGGCCATAATGGCATGAAGTCACTGATTGCTCATTTGGGCACAGAGGAATTTAAACGGATTAAAGTCGGTATTGATCGGCCTGCTCCAGGGCGCAAAGTAGTTGATCATGTATTAACTACGTTTTCACCAGAGGAGCTGGCCGATGTGCAGGATGCGGTAGAGCGGTCCGTTGAAGCCTCAAAAGCATGGATGGAGATCTCGTTTTTGCGTGTAATGAATCAATTTAACTAGCTGTCGTATGGTACGCCAGCCTTCTGGAAAGAATAAATATAAGCATAATACATTTCCGGGGGGCATACATATGGCGATACGATATATCTGCCCGCATTGCGGTACACAGCATGCGGCAATCGAACATGCTGAGGCGACAGAAGATAGATTGGGGTTTCATTTCTTGACCCCTGAAGAGAGGAAACATATAATTAGCTATGAAGCAAATGGGGATACGGTGGCAAGTGTTACATGTGAATACTGCAGTGAAGCTATTTACCGTTACCCTGAACTTATGTATCCTTTACAATAAATCAGCATACAGAGCCTTGGCTTTTTGCTAAGGCTTATTTTTGCATTTGCGGATGCATTCGTAAAGAGAGGAGGAAGAGCGATTGCAAGGTCTGGTAGAGAAATTTAAACGCGATGATGAGTTCGAAGCGATAGTCGACAGTTACAAACGGGGGTTAAGGGAGCAGCTTGCATCCGGGCTAAGCAATTCTGCCCGGCAGATATTCTATGCCGCTTTGTATCAGACGATGACGCGACCTCTCGTTATTGTGACACACAATATGTTTCAAGCTCAGAAAATATATGATGATATGAATCAGCTTTTACCGTCGGATGAAGTATGGCTGTATCCAGCCAATGAGATGGTACTATCAGAAGTATCTATTTCTAGTCCGGAAACACTTAGTCAACGCATTGAAGTGTTGAATGCGCTTGCTGCAGGCAAAAGAGGGGTATTGGTTGTTCCATATGCGGGCGTCCGCCGCACTGTCATACCTGTAGATGAGTGGAAGAGAGCACAGTATCCGCTTGCTATAGGTGAAGAAATTGAATTGGAGAATTTCCTTGGAAAGATGATAGCGCTTGGTTACGAGCGTGTTGAAATGGTAGAAACGCGTGGCGAGATTAGCGTTCGAGGTGGAATCATTGATATCTTTCCTGTCTATATGTCTCATCCTGTACGGATTGAATTATTTGATACCGAAGTCGATTCCATTCGGACATTCGATATTTCCAATCAACGGTCCATTGAGAATCTGCAAGAGATTTTGATCGGTCCGACACGGGAGGTGTTCGGTGGCCAGGAAATCTTCATTCAGGCAGCAGAAAAGATAGAACAGCATATGAAGGCAACACTTCCTAAAGTGAAAGCTACACAAGTTAAGGAGCTTATTGCCGAAAAGGTAGGCTGGGAAATCGAACAGTTGCGCCAGGGCCATTCGTTTACCGGAATCTATAAATATATCTCTTTTCTATATTCGTCGCAGCAAACTTTAATAGACTATTTGAAAGAAAAGCCGCTTGTCCTCATTGATGAGCCTTCACGTATTGTAGAGGCAGCGGCACAGCTGGAGAAAGATGAAGCGGAATGGAAAACGGCATTGGTACAGGAAGGGGAATTCCTTCCGGATATAGAGCTATCCCATTCGTTGGAGAACATTATTGCTCCGAAAAAATGGCCGATACTGCATACATCTCTGTTCCTGCGACAAGTACCGAAAACCAATCCGCAAAATATTGTTAATTTTAACTGCAAAGCCATGCAAAATTTTCATGGTCAAATGAACGTATTGAAAACGGAGATGGAGCGGTGGAAAAAATCGAATGCTGTGGTCGTATTCTGCGCCGCGGACGAAGAACGGGCACGCCGGATGGAGAGAGTGTTTCACGATTATGAAATTGAAGTTGATATTGTTCTCTCACCGGATAAAGCGCTTGCGAGCAGTCGCCCTGTTATTACTATTGGTAACCTACAGAGCGGTTTTGAGATGCCGATGCAGCATCTTGTAGTTGTTACGGAAAGTGAAGTATTTACTCAGAAACAGAGAAAAGCGTCTAAAACACGGAAAAACATCAGCAATGCCGAACGTATCAAGAGCTATACGGAGCTGCAGGTAGGCGACTATGTTGTGCATGTCAACCATGGTATCGGTAAATATCTAGGTATCGATACACTCGAAATTAATGGCATTCATAAAGATTACCTGCACGTTAAATACGCGGGAAATGACAAGCTATACGTACCTATTGAGCAAATTGATCAAGTACAGAAGTATGTCGGCAGCGAAGAAAAAGAACCGAAAGTATACAAATTGGGTGGTACCGATTGGAAAAAGGTTAAAAGCAAGGTTCGTGCATCGGTACAGGACATTGCTCAGGATTTAATCCGTCTATATGCGGAACGTCAGCAGGCGAAAGGCTATGCGTTTACGAAAGACGGGGAGGAAATGCGTGAGTTCGAAGCAATGTTTCCATATGATGAAACGGAAGACCAATTGCGTGCAATCCGAGAGATTAAAGAAGATATGGAGAAAGAGCGTCCGATGGATCGTTTGCTGTGCGGGGACGTAGGATACGGAAAAACCGAAGTGGCGATTCGTGCAGCATTCAAGGCGGTCATGGACGGCAAACAGGTAGCCTTGCTTGTACCAACGACCATTCTGGCACAGCAGCATTATGAGACATTCCGGGAAAGGTTTGCTGATTACCCGGTAAACATCTCCGTTATCAGCAGGTTCCGAACACGGAAAGAGCAAACACAGACGATTAAAGGACTGAAGGACGGGACGGTCGACGTCGTAATCGGAACACATCGTCTTCTCTCAAAGGATATTGTCTTTAAAGATCTAGGTCTGCTCATCGTTGATGAAGAACAGCGCTTTGGCGTTACGCATAAAGAGAAACTGAAGCGTTTGAAGACAAATGTGGATGTTTTGACGTTGACAGCAACGCCGATTCCGCGTACACTGCACATGTCGATGCTTGGCGTACGCGATCTTTCTGTTATCGAGACGCCCCCGGAGAATCGTTTTCCTGTTCAGACGTATGTAATGGAATACAGTGCTGGATTGATACGGGAAGCGATTGAGCGCGAACTGGCACGGGAAGGACAGGTATATTTCCTGTATAATCAGGTACAAGGTATTGATCAAATGGCGGATCAAATCCGTATGCTTGTGCCGGACGCCCGCGTTGCGGTGGCACACGGTCAGATGAACGAGACGGAACTGGAATCGGTTATGCTGAGCTTCCTGGAAGGAGAAGCGGATGTTCTGGTTAGTACGACGATTATCGAGACAGGCGTAGACATCCCAAATGTTAATACGCTTATCGTCACGAATGCGGATCGAATGGGCTTGTCACAGTTGTACCAATTACGAGGAAGAGTCGGGCGTTCGAATCGTATTGCATACGCATATTTCACGTATCGGCGGGATAAGGTGCTGACTGAAGTGGCGGAGAAGAGATTGCAGGCGATTAAAGAATTTACCGAGCTTGGTTCCGGATTTAAGATTGCGATGCGCGATTTGTCGATCCGCGGGGCAGGAAATCTGCTCGGCGCGGAGCAGCATGGCTTTATCGCGTCGGTTGGTTTTGACTTATATAGTCAGATGTTGAAGGATGCGATTGAGGAATTGAAGGGTGAGCCACAGAAGGAAGAAGAG
This sequence is a window from Aneurinibacillus migulanus. Protein-coding genes within it:
- the glmU gene encoding bifunctional UDP-N-acetylglucosamine diphosphorylase/glucosamine-1-phosphate N-acetyltransferase GlmU, producing the protein MSDKFAVVLAAGQGTRMKSKLYKVLHSVCGKPMVQHVVDSLNELQADRIVVVVGHGADKVKEQLGSDVEYAMQEEQLGTAHAVMQVAPILKGRKGTTLVLSGDEPLISSETLEALVAHHEANQAAATILTRVMDNPTGYGRIIRGEDGGVERIVEQKDATEEEQCVKEINTGTYCFDNEKLFAILEKVDNNNAQGEYYLPDAVEILKSQGERIEASITEEITIGVNDRVALAKAESMMRERILTKHMKEGVTIIDPSNTYIEADVVIGRDSIIYPGTLIGAGTVIGEECIIGPHTQLTNCQVGDRVEIKQSVLVDSRIDSEATVGPFAYIRPNSHIGEGAKVGDFVEIKNTSLGKGSKVSHLTYLGDAEVGADVNVGCGTVTVNYDGVNKHKTVIKDRSFVGCNANLVAPVTVGEGAYVAAGSTVTDDVPDGALAIARERQTNKEGYAKNIIKK
- the pth gene encoding aminoacyl-tRNA hydrolase; amino-acid sequence: MKVIVGLGNPGKQYEMTRHNVGFWAIDKLAQDWNIMLSAGKFKGLIGEGRIGTEKVLLVKPMTYMNLSGECVGPLLNFYKLDAEEDLLVIYDDLDLPCGKIRLRTKGSSGGHNGMKSLIAHLGTEEFKRIKVGIDRPAPGRKVVDHVLTTFSPEELADVQDAVERSVEASKAWMEISFLRVMNQFN
- a CDS encoding anti-sigma-F factor Fin, with amino-acid sequence MAIRYICPHCGTQHAAIEHAEATEDRLGFHFLTPEERKHIISYEANGDTVASVTCEYCSEAIYRYPELMYPLQ
- a CDS encoding 50S ribosomal protein L25/general stress protein Ctc → MAMELQAQKRQVGPRSTLTELRNKGKIPAVLYGSDVENASIAIEESHFQQLVNQQGLNHVIKLNVDGKPLNVMIKDLQSDPLKNKVLHLDFGTINMNEKTDTSVFIVLQGEAQGVKDGGVLQHTLRELNISCLPSKIPDSITYNIEKLVVGDTVTVADLIVSGDIEILDSPDTVVLTIVPPQAEPVEGTTEEEAEAEAGVAEANDEENSSGDAVPNKNEES
- a CDS encoding RidA family protein; protein product: MEQISTNKAPAAIGPYSQAIKVGNFLYTSGQIPLTPEGELVTGDIVAQTHQVFANLKAVLTAANATLDDVVKVTVFVKDINDFGAINEIYGQYFGEHRPARSLVEVARLPKDVSLEIELVAALER
- a CDS encoding ribose-phosphate diphosphokinase, which encodes MANYRDPKLKVFTCNANPALAKEIVDHIGLPMGNAQVVHFSDGEVQIKLNESVRGADVFVIQSTSAPVNEHLMELLVMVDALKRASAKSINVVIPYYGYARQDRKARARDPITAKLVANLIETAGAHRVITMDLHATQIQGFFDIPVDHLLGVPILGKHFAEKELEDVVVVSPDHGGVTRARKLAERLEAPIAIIDKRRPEPNVAEVMNIVGNIEGRTAIIIDDIIDTAGTITLAANALMEAGAKAVYACCTHPVLSGPAIERIENSSIKELIVTNTIPLGPEKQSNKIQALSVAPIIGEAIIRVHEELSVSKLFD
- the mfd gene encoding transcription-repair coupling factor, whose translation is MQGLVEKFKRDDEFEAIVDSYKRGLREQLASGLSNSARQIFYAALYQTMTRPLVIVTHNMFQAQKIYDDMNQLLPSDEVWLYPANEMVLSEVSISSPETLSQRIEVLNALAAGKRGVLVVPYAGVRRTVIPVDEWKRAQYPLAIGEEIELENFLGKMIALGYERVEMVETRGEISVRGGIIDIFPVYMSHPVRIELFDTEVDSIRTFDISNQRSIENLQEILIGPTREVFGGQEIFIQAAEKIEQHMKATLPKVKATQVKELIAEKVGWEIEQLRQGHSFTGIYKYISFLYSSQQTLIDYLKEKPLVLIDEPSRIVEAAAQLEKDEAEWKTALVQEGEFLPDIELSHSLENIIAPKKWPILHTSLFLRQVPKTNPQNIVNFNCKAMQNFHGQMNVLKTEMERWKKSNAVVVFCAADEERARRMERVFHDYEIEVDIVLSPDKALASSRPVITIGNLQSGFEMPMQHLVVVTESEVFTQKQRKASKTRKNISNAERIKSYTELQVGDYVVHVNHGIGKYLGIDTLEINGIHKDYLHVKYAGNDKLYVPIEQIDQVQKYVGSEEKEPKVYKLGGTDWKKVKSKVRASVQDIAQDLIRLYAERQQAKGYAFTKDGEEMREFEAMFPYDETEDQLRAIREIKEDMEKERPMDRLLCGDVGYGKTEVAIRAAFKAVMDGKQVALLVPTTILAQQHYETFRERFADYPVNISVISRFRTRKEQTQTIKGLKDGTVDVVIGTHRLLSKDIVFKDLGLLIVDEEQRFGVTHKEKLKRLKTNVDVLTLTATPIPRTLHMSMLGVRDLSVIETPPENRFPVQTYVMEYSAGLIREAIERELAREGQVYFLYNQVQGIDQMADQIRMLVPDARVAVAHGQMNETELESVMLSFLEGEADVLVSTTIIETGVDIPNVNTLIVTNADRMGLSQLYQLRGRVGRSNRIAYAYFTYRRDKVLTEVAEKRLQAIKEFTELGSGFKIAMRDLSIRGAGNLLGAEQHGFIASVGFDLYSQMLKDAIEELKGEPQKEEEVHPEINLTIDAFIPSDYIQDGKQKIEMYKKFAAVSSFEEIEDLTEELMDRFGNIPQSVSSLLFVSRLRVYAIRHRIVEIAQKADTIQLIFHEDQSAKVDWGDLYEIKGPLLRRITPSRQGQQVVVGIKVKGLKPEESIELVESFLTQFDELKKKKEGEETTDVAN
- the spoVG gene encoding septation regulator SpoVG; translated protein: MEVTDVRLRRVNTDGRMKAICSITIDNEFVVHDIRVIDGNNGMFVAMPSKRTPEGEFRDIAHPISSSTREKIQAAVLAEYERVGEIETTEELVEEGA